DNA sequence from the Colletotrichum higginsianum IMI 349063 chromosome 10, whole genome shotgun sequence genome:
CGGCTACCTTGTCCTGCGTCCCCAGCCACGGGGCACTCTGGGATCGTCTGGTCCTATGGCGAATGTCACCCTGGACGACCTTGCCTTAGACATAGCCGACGTGATCGACACTATCGCAGGCGGTCGAGCAATTGTGTTTGGTCACGCCTTTGGCACGTTTGTCACTAAGCGTGTCGCGCTGAATTACCCCGACAAGGTTCCTGCTATTGTAGTCGCCTCCCCCGGTGGCCAGAAAATTCCCGAGGACATTGCCGGCATGCCTTTTGTCGCTGGCAACACCAGTTTGCCTGTTGCCACGCGCCTCGCGGCTCTAGAattggccttcttcgcgcCTGGCCACGATGCTCATATCTGGCTGGATGGATGGTACCCGGACACGCTCGCTATGGAGCACGGAGCTATCGAGGCAGCTGGAGACCTGACCAAATTCTGGGCTGGTGCAAACTCTACGCAGGTTCTCGAGCTGATCCCAGCTGAGGACCCGTTCCAGCCAGAGGATCAGTGGAACACCACGGCCAACCTGTTCCCTGACCGTGCCGTCTCAGTCGTCATCCAGAACGCCTCGCATGCGCTTCTGCCAGAGAATCTGACGGGTGTAGTCGAAGCAGTATTGCCGTACCTGGCCCAGCAATCAACGCGGCTGTGATTGATTTGCTTCTCACGCGACGGGTTCACTATAGTGGATTGTCGACGTACTTTAACCCGTATTTCATTGAAATTGTGTGACTTAGTTTTGGATTTTTAGAAGAAGGGCTACCTGTAACTTATCTTTCTGTGGGGGACATTGAGTAATAAAGACTCTAAGTTCTGTGGTAGTCATAGGAAACTTTAGATACATTCTCTCATAGAACATTACACAGGCTCTGTGCCCGCGTCGTAGGTGATAACCGCATATTGTTTTGATTAGAAGACCCTTGACCCTTTCTTTCATCCATCTCTCTAGATGTCTCAAGATGTCTCTCAAGATGTTGCTCTGTTGATATGTGTCGACCACCACTTATTCTGACCCAATACTGCTTCAGGAtaatcatcatcaccaacagCGACGATAAC
Encoded proteins:
- a CDS encoding Alpha beta hydrolase fold protein, with protein sequence MFNYKTTSLLTLGLLGLACMPSAVAAPLAVEELEWPTQYVQSGQTSTRVLVQGHGPAVVIVPSYGRDGGDDFNGLTSALVNAGYLVLRPQPRGTLGSSGPMANVTLDDLALDIADVIDTIAGGRAIVFGHAFGTFVTKRVALNYPDKVPAIVVASPGGQKIPEDIAGMPFVAGNTSLPVATRLAALELAFFAPGHDAHIWLDGWYPDTLAMEHGAIEAAGDLTKFWAGANSTQVLELIPAEDPFQPEDQWNTTANLFPDRAVSVVIQNASHALLPENLTGVVEAVLPYLAQQSTRL